The Brassica oleracea var. oleracea cultivar TO1000 chromosome C6, BOL, whole genome shotgun sequence genome includes a region encoding these proteins:
- the LOC106297877 gene encoding germin-like protein subfamily T member 3 — translation MVTYLHHNSLAITTFIYRVSVLFALCITLFTNPALSGYNNPLQDFCVADLQATPSNTGYPCKSQVTSEDFFYSGLSTPLNTSNPKGVAANRANLMTFPGLNTMGISMYNVAVAAGVANPPHSHPGVTEAGVVVEGLVLIGFLTNNYTLYSKVAGPGDMFVIPPGLIHYEMNVGKTEARLLTVVASEWPSEVLVPHTLFLAKPAIPDFVLKKIFKTDGKTINMLRTKLAN, via the coding sequence ATGGTGACTTATCTTCATCATAACTCCCTAGCAATAACTACTTTTATCTATAGAGTTTCAGTCCTCTTTGCACTCTGCATCACTCTCTTCACCAACCCAGCCCTCTCCGGCTACAATAACCCCTTACAAGACTTCTGTGTAGCTGACCTCCAAGCTACCCCATCCAACACTGGCTACCCATGCAAGTCACAAGTCACCTCTGAAGACTTCTTCTACTCCGGCTTAAGCACTCCGCTAAACACTTCAAACCCTAAAGGTGTAGCCGCTAATAGAGCAAACCTCATGACGTTTCCAGGATTAAACACGATGGGAATATCAATGTACAACGTTGCAGTGGCCGCAGGAGTAGCTAACCCGCCTCACTCCCACCCTGGTGTGACCGAGGCAGGGGTCGTGGTCGAAGGCTTGGTCTTGATTGGGTTCTTGACGAATAACTACACGTTGTACTCGAAGGTTGCTGGTCCTGGTGACATGTTTGTGATTCCTCCGGGGCTCATACACTACGAGATGAACGTTGGGAAAACGGAAGCTCGGCTTTTGACTGTGGTGGCTAGTGAGTGGCCTAGCGAGGTGCTTGTGCCGCACACTTTGTTTCTTGCGAAACCAGCGATTCCAGACTTTGTTTTGAAGAAGATTTTCAAGACTGATGGTAAAACAATCAACATGCTCAGGACTAAGTTAGCTAATTAA
- the LOC106298522 gene encoding probable myosin-binding protein 6 translates to MIIQLLCFFLFLFLLLQVTMLKRSFKNFVEQELGSFPQLLIYTLLELTLITILFIDGALAFLSNQYARFFELNTPCLLCTRIDHVLVPRNPHFYYNDSICDSHKKKVSSLAYCHVHKKLSEIKHMCEGCLLSFATQKESDCDTYKSLIGILHKDLELLIDDQRELALALKKDDNLVQTSTNLVDYKTNNISLKQHCSCCGDLLKNNGSFLAPAPSPRVPYNKLSENESEFRVLDVDITPSVVRGGSKFFGTPLRKLPLDKTENTSDLADSDGESILNQLKKEARLDKKSLMHLYMELDEERSASAVAANNAMAMITKLQAEKAAVQMEALQCQRMMDEQAEYDQEALQSLSSELAKREEDMKELEDELEAYRERYGCLTDKDDVREELLEEHGSASVVCYSNHEDNGANIDQTGSCKSEESRFLGQMKGAESKEGIVKELSEITERLSALQSNGELLKHIADVLDVSEGEAILLHITQNLHMLRSFVAMPSES, encoded by the coding sequence ATGATTATACAATTGCTCTGTTTCTTCTTGTTCTTGTTTCTTCTTTTACAAGTCACCATGCTTAAACGTTCTTTCAAGAATTTTGTTGAACAAGAACTCGGATCTTTCCCTCAGCTCCTCATCTACACCCTTCTTGAATTGACTCTCATCACCATCCTCTTCATAGACGGGGCTCTCGCCTTCTTATCAAACCAATACGCAAGATTCTTCGAGCTCAACACTCCTTGCCTCCTCTGCACCAGAATCGACCACGTTCTTGTCCCTAGAAACCCTCATTTCTATTACAACGACTCAATCTGCGACTCTCACAAGAAGAAAGTCTCTTCCCTTGCTTATTGCCATGTCCACAAGAAACTCTCTGAGATCAAACATATGTGTGAAGGCTGTCTTCTCTCTTTCGCCACCCAGAAGGAATCTGACTGTGACACGTATAAGTCTCTCATTGGGATCTTGCATAAAGATCTTGAGCTTCTCATTGATGACCAAAGAGAGCTTGCCTTGGCGCTCAAGAAAGACGATAACCTTGTTCAGACATCAACAAACCTGGTGGATTACAAGACAAACAACATTAGCTTGAAACAACATTGCTCTTGTTGCGGAGATTTATTGAAGAACAACGGTTCTTTCCTTGCTCCTGCTCCTTCTCCTAGGGTTCCCTACAACAAGCTATCTGAGAATGAATCTGAGTTTAGGGTTTTGGATGTGGACATAACACCGAGTGTTGTAAGAGGAGGTAGCAAGTTCTTTGGGACTCCTCTTAGAAAACTTCCTTTGGATAAGACAGAGAATACTTCTGACTTGGCTGATTCAGACGGTGAATCTATCCTTAATCAGCTCAAGAAAGAGGCTCGCTTGGACAAGAAGTCACTGATGCATTTGTATATGGAGTTAGATGAAGAGAGAAGTGCTTCAGCTGTTGCAGCCAACAACGCTATGGCTATGATTACAAAGCTACAAGCCGAAAAAGCCGCTGTTCAAATGGAGGCTTTGCAGTGCCAGAGAATGATGGATGAACAAGCAGAGTATGACCAAGAAGCTTTGCAGTCTCTGAGTAGTGAATTGGCAAAGAGGGAAGAGGATATGAAGGAGCTTGAAGATGAACTTGAGGCTTACAGAGAGAGATATGGATGTTTAACGGATAAAGATGATGTGAGAGAAGAGCTTCTTGAGGAACACGGCAGTGCCAGTGTAGTTTGTTATTCAAATCATGAGGACAATGGAGCAAACATTGATCAAACTGGGTCTTGTAAATCCGAAGAATCGAGATTCTTAGGGCAAATGAAAGGAGCTGAAAGCAAAGAAGGTATAGTAAAGGAGCTTTCAGAGATCACAGAGAGGCTAAGTGCTCTTCAATCAAATGGTGAACTGCTGAAACATATTGCTGATGTTTTAGATGTTAGTGAAGGTGAAGCAATTCTATTGCACATAACTCAAAATTTGCACATGCTTCGTAGTTTTGTTGCTATGCCTTCAGAATCATGA
- the LOC106300125 gene encoding betaine aldehyde dehydrogenase 1, chloroplastic — protein MAIPPVPARQLFIDGEWREPILKNRIPIVNPSTQDVIGHIPAATKEDVEVAVNAARRAFSRNKGKDWAKAPGALRAKYLRAIAAKVTERKSHLAKLESLDSGKPLDETVWDMEDVAGCFEFYADLAEGLDAKQKAPVSLPMESFKSYVLKQPIGVVGLITPWNYPLLMAVWKVAPSLAAGCTAVLKPSELASVTCLELADICREVGLPPGVLNVLTGYGSEAGAPLAAHPSVDKIAFTGSFATGSKVMTAAAQLVKPVSMELGGKSPLIVFDDVDLDKAAEWALFGCFWTNGQICSATSRLLVHESIASEFIEKLVKWSKNIKISDPLEEGCRLGPVVSEGQYEKILKFISTAKSEGATILHGGSRPEHLKKGFFIEPTIITDVTTSMQIWREEVFGPVLCVKTFSSEDEAIELANDSHYGLGAAVISNDAERCDRVSQDFEAGIVWINCSQPCFTQAPWGGIKRSGFGRELGEWGLDNYLSVKQVTLYTSNDPWGWYKPPC, from the exons ATGGCGATTCCTCCTGTGCCTGCTCGCCAGCTCTTCATCGACGGCGAATGGAGAGAGCCAATCTTGAAGAATCGCATCCCCATTGTCAACCCATCAACCCAAGATGTCATTG GTCATATCCCCGCGGCTACAAAGGAGGATGTGGAGGTTGCAGTCAACGCTGCTCGAAGGGCTTTCTCAAGGAACAAAGGTAAAGATTGGGCCAAAGCACCAGGCGCTCTTCGTGCCAAGTATCTACGCGCTATTGCCGCTAAG GTGACTGAGAGGAAGTCGCATCTGGCAAAGCTTGAGTCGCTTGATAGTGGTAAACCATTGGATGAGACAGTCTGGGATATG GAGGATGTTGCTGGATGTTTTGAGTTTTATGCTGACCTTGCTGAAGGGTTAGATGCTAAGCAGAAAGCGCCTGTTTCTCTTCCCATGGAGAGTTTTAAGAGTTATGTTCTCAAGCAACCTATTGGAGTTGTGGGACTCATCACACCTTG GAATTACCCCCTTCTGATGGCTGTTTGGAAGGTGGCTCCCTCACTTGCTGCAGGATGTACTGCGGTTCTAAAACCATCAGAGTTGGCTTCAGT CACTTGTTTGGAGCTTGCTGATATCTGTCGGGAAGTTGGTCTTCCTCCTGGTGTCCTCAACGTTCTTACTGGATATGGTTCTGAAGCTGGTGCTCCTTTGGCAGCACATCCTAGTGTGGACAAG ATTGCTTTTACCGGAAGCTTTGCCACGGGAAGTAAGGTCATGACAGCTGCTGCTCAGTTGGTGAAG CCTGTTTCCATGGAATTGGGTGGGAAGAGCCCTCTCATTGTGTTTGATGACGTTGATCTTGATAAAG CTGCTGAATGGGCTCTCTTCGGTTGCTTCTGGACAAATGGTCAGATCTGCAGTGCAACTTCCCGCCTTCTTGTTCAT GAAAGCATCGCATCTGAATTCATAGAAAAGCTTGTAAAATGGAGCAAGAACATTAAAATTTCTGACCCCTTGGAAGAAGGATGCAGGCTTGGTCCTGTTGTCAGCGAAGGACAG TACGAGAAAATCTTGAAGTTTATCTCAACGGCTAAAAGTGAAGGGGCAACGATTTTACATGGTGGTTCACGACCGGAG CATCTGAAAAAGGGCTTCTTCATTGAACCAACCATCATAACTGATGTAACCACTTCAATGCAAATTTGGAGAGAAGAAGTTTTTGGGCCTGTTCTTTGCGTTAAAACATTCTCCAGTGAGGATGAGGCAATTGAGCTAGCAAATGATTCCCA TTATGGATTAGGAGCTGCAGTAATATCTAATGATGCAGAAAGATGTGACCGTGTAAGCCAG GACTTTGAAGCTGGGATTGTGTGGATTAACTGCTCACAGCCTTGCTTTACTCAAGCTCCATGGGGTGGAATCAAACGCAGTGGGTTTGGACGCGAATTAGGAGAATG GGGACTCGATAACTACTTGAGTGTGAAGCAAGTGACTCTCTACACATCAAACGACCCGTGGGGATGGTACAAACCCCCTTGCTAA
- the LOC106298524 gene encoding two-component response regulator ARR15-like yields MFVSFFDVIYLTSLFFILLSVSQERTMAVGDLSSSSSSSSSQELHVLAVDDNFVDRKVIERLLRISACKVTTVESGTRALQYLGLDGDNGSSALKDLKVNLIVTDYSMPGLTGYELLKKIKESSAFREIPVVIMSSENIQPRIEQCMTEGAEDFLLKPVKLADVKRLTELIMRSGEPQEEDKAKHSYPNRILQNNTDSSSSSHDYVSSVDDDTPSSKRMKLES; encoded by the exons ATGTTTGTGTCCTTCTTTGACGTTATATATCTAACATCCCTCTTCTTCATTCTACTTTCAGTTTCACAAGAGAGAACAATGGCAGTGGGAGATTTATCTTCTTCTTCTTCTTCTTCTTCCTCCCAGGAGTTGCATGTTCTCGCTGTTGATGATAATTTTGTTGACCGTAAGGTGATAGAGAGGTTGCTTAGGATCTCTGCTTGTAAAG TGACGACTGTCGAGAGTGGGACAAGGGCTCTTCAGTACCTTGGCCTAGATGGAGACAATGGATCTTCTGCTCTTAAG GATTTGAAGGTGAACTTGATAGTGACAGATTACTCTATGCCAGGACTAACAGGATATGAACTACTCAAGAAGATCAAA GAGTCATCTGCATTTAGGGAGATACCAGTAGTCATAATGTCCTCTGAGAATATACAACCTCGTATTGAACA ATGTATGACAGAGGGAGCAGAGGATTTCCTGCTAAAACCGGTGAAGTTAGCAGACGTGAAGCGGTTAACAGAACTTATAATGAGAAGTGGTGAACCTCAAGAAGAAGATAAAGCCAAACACTCTTATCCTAACAGAATCCTACAAAACAACACTGATTCATCATCATCGTCTCATGATTATGTTTCCTCTGTGGATGATGACACTCCATCTTCCAAGCGAATGAAACTAGAATCTTAG
- the LOC106300126 gene encoding mannose-1-phosphate guanyltransferase alpha-like isoform X1, which translates to MGSAVEEKVVAVIMVGGPTKGTRFRPLSLNIPKPLFPIAGQPMVHHPISACKRIPHLAQIYLVGFYEEREFALYVSAISNELKVPVRYLREDKPHGSAGGLYQFRNLIMEDDPSHIFLLNCDVCCSFPLPEMLEAHRKYGGIGTLLVIKVSPESANQFGELVADPVTNELLHYTEKPETFVSDRINCGVYVFTPDIFTAIRDVSFQRKDTAILRRVSSFEALQPATRIPADFVRLDQDILSPLAGKKQLYTYETLDFWEQIKSPGMSLRCSGLYLSQFRLTSPQVLASGDGTKSAIVIGDVYIHPSAKIHPTAKIGPNVSISANARVGPGVRLISCIILDNVEIMENAVVTNAIVGWKSSIGRWSRVQAEGVYNSKLGVTILGDSVAVEDEVVVTSSIVLPNKTLNVSVQDEIIL; encoded by the exons ATGGGGAGCGCAGTGGAGGAGAAAGTGGTGGCTGTGATCATGGTCGGTGGTCCAACCAAAG GTACTCGATTTCGACCATTGTCCCTGAATATTCCAAAGCCTCTGTTTCCTATTGCTGGACAACCAATGGTGCATCACCCTATCTCAGCTTGTAAAAGG ATTCCACACTTGGCTCAAATCTATCTTGTTGGTTTCTATGAGGAAAGGGAGTTTGCACTTTATGTCTCTGCCATTTCCAATGAACTCAAAGTTCCTGTCAG ATATCTGCGAGAAGACAAGCCACATGGTTCAGCTGGTGGGTTGTATCAGTTCAGAAATCTAATCATGGAAGATGACCCG TCTCATATCTTCCTGCTTAACTGTGATGTTTGCTGCAGCTTCCCCTTGCCAGAAATGCTCG AGGCTCATAGGAAATATGGTGGAATTGGAACTCTTCTTGTGATCAAG GTCTCTCCTGAATCAGCAAACCAATTTGGAGAACTGGTTGCAGATCCTGTTACTAATGAACTGCTTCATTACACCGAGAAACCCGAAACTTTT GTCAGTGACCGTATTAACTGCGGTGTTTATGTATTTACACCTGACATTTTCACTGCCATAAGAGATGTTTCCTTTCAAAGGAAAGATACAG CAATTCTGAGACGTGTTTCCAGCTTTGAAGCTCTTCAACCGGCAACAAG GATCCCAGCAGATTTTGTAAGACTGGATCAAGACATACTTTCACCTCTAGCTGGGAAGAAGCAGTTATATACTTACGAGACTTTGGATTTCTGGGAACAAATCAAATCTCCTGG GATGTCGCTGAGGTGCTCGGGACTCTATCTTTCTCAGTTCCGGTTGACATCTCCGCAAGTGTTGGCTAGTGGTGATGGAACAAAGAGCGCAATAGTGATTGGTGATGTTTACATACATCCTTCTGCAAAAATACACCCAACTGCAAAG ATTGGTCCCAACGTATCAATCTCTGCAAATGCTCGTGTTGGGCCTGGTGTCAGGCTCATCAGCTGTATCATCCTTGACAACGTTGAGATCATG GAAAATGCAGTGGTGACTAACGCAATTGTTGGGTGGAAATCTTCTATAGGGAGATGGTCCCGTGTCCAG GCTGAGGGAGTCTACAACTCCAAACTAGGAGTTACTATTCTCG GAGACTCGGTTGCAGTTGAAGACGAGGTTGTGGTGACCAGCAGTATTGTTCTTCCAAACAAGACACTCAACGTCAGTGTTCAAGACGAGATCATCTTATAA
- the LOC106300126 gene encoding mannose-1-phosphate guanyltransferase alpha-like isoform X2, with translation MGSAVEEKVVAVIMVGGPTKGTRFRPLSLNIPKPLFPIAGQPMVHHPISACKRIPHLAQIYLVGFYEEREFALYVSAISNELKVPVRYLREDKPHGSAGGLYQFRNLIMEDDPSHIFLLNCDVCCSFPLPEMLEAHRKYGGIGTLLVIKVSPESANQFGELVADPVTNELLHYTEKPETFVSDRINCGVYVFTPDIFTAIRDVSFQRKDTAILRRVSSFEALQPATRIPADFVRLDQDILSPLAGKKQLYTYETLDFWEQIKSPGMSLRCSGLYLSQFRLTSPQVLASGDGTKSAIVIGDVYIHPSAKIHPTAKIGPNVSISANARVGPGVRLISCIILDNVEIMENAVVTNAIVGWKSSIGRWSRVQAWSLQLQTRSYYSRRLGCS, from the exons ATGGGGAGCGCAGTGGAGGAGAAAGTGGTGGCTGTGATCATGGTCGGTGGTCCAACCAAAG GTACTCGATTTCGACCATTGTCCCTGAATATTCCAAAGCCTCTGTTTCCTATTGCTGGACAACCAATGGTGCATCACCCTATCTCAGCTTGTAAAAGG ATTCCACACTTGGCTCAAATCTATCTTGTTGGTTTCTATGAGGAAAGGGAGTTTGCACTTTATGTCTCTGCCATTTCCAATGAACTCAAAGTTCCTGTCAG ATATCTGCGAGAAGACAAGCCACATGGTTCAGCTGGTGGGTTGTATCAGTTCAGAAATCTAATCATGGAAGATGACCCG TCTCATATCTTCCTGCTTAACTGTGATGTTTGCTGCAGCTTCCCCTTGCCAGAAATGCTCG AGGCTCATAGGAAATATGGTGGAATTGGAACTCTTCTTGTGATCAAG GTCTCTCCTGAATCAGCAAACCAATTTGGAGAACTGGTTGCAGATCCTGTTACTAATGAACTGCTTCATTACACCGAGAAACCCGAAACTTTT GTCAGTGACCGTATTAACTGCGGTGTTTATGTATTTACACCTGACATTTTCACTGCCATAAGAGATGTTTCCTTTCAAAGGAAAGATACAG CAATTCTGAGACGTGTTTCCAGCTTTGAAGCTCTTCAACCGGCAACAAG GATCCCAGCAGATTTTGTAAGACTGGATCAAGACATACTTTCACCTCTAGCTGGGAAGAAGCAGTTATATACTTACGAGACTTTGGATTTCTGGGAACAAATCAAATCTCCTGG GATGTCGCTGAGGTGCTCGGGACTCTATCTTTCTCAGTTCCGGTTGACATCTCCGCAAGTGTTGGCTAGTGGTGATGGAACAAAGAGCGCAATAGTGATTGGTGATGTTTACATACATCCTTCTGCAAAAATACACCCAACTGCAAAG ATTGGTCCCAACGTATCAATCTCTGCAAATGCTCGTGTTGGGCCTGGTGTCAGGCTCATCAGCTGTATCATCCTTGACAACGTTGAGATCATG GAAAATGCAGTGGTGACTAACGCAATTGTTGGGTGGAAATCTTCTATAGGGAGATGGTCCCGTGTCCAGGCAT GGAGTCTACAACTCCAAACTAGGAGTTACTATTCTCG GAGACTCGGTTGCAGTTGA
- the LOC106300965 gene encoding probable beta-1,3-galactosyltransferase 18 — MKKPKSSKAEKIDKLDLFSSLWKQRPFRVIIAIGCLYLLMVTVEIPLVFKSWSSTSSSASIDSLSRLEKLETEQQEPQFETIPNPPSSKPTLNRTVREHHRGLLSSLRFDSETFDPSSKDGSVELHKSAKEAWQLGRKLWKELESGRLEKSVEKPEKNKSDTCPHSVSLTGSEFMTRENQLMELPCGLTLGSHVTLVGRPRKGHPKEGDGSKLVSQFVIELQGLKTVDGEDPPRILHFNPRLKGDWSRKPVIEQNTCYRMQWGSSQRCEGWRSRDEEETVDSHVKCEKWIRDDDNYSEGSRARWWLNRLIGRRKRVKVEWPFPFVEEKLFVLTLSAGLEGYHINVDGQHVTSFPYRTGFTLEDATGLTVNGDIDVHSVVVASLPTSHPSFAPQRHLELSKRWQAPLVPDGPVELFIGILSAGNHFGERMAVRKSWMQHVLITSSKVVARFFVALHGRKEVNVELKKEAEYFGDIVLVPYMDSYDLVVLKTVAICEHGALAYSAKYIMKCDDDTFVKLGAVINEVKKVPEGRSLYIGNMNYYHKPLRGGKWAVTYEEWPEEDYPPYANGPGYVLSSDIARFIVEEFERHRLRLFKMEDVSVGMWVEHFKNTSNPVDYRHSLRFCQFGCVENYYTAHYQSPRQMICLWDKLLRQNKPECCNMR, encoded by the exons ATGAAGAAACCCAAATCATCAAAAGCCGAAAAAATCGACAAACTCGATCTCTTCTCGTCACTATGGAAGCAGAGACCTTTCCGCGTAATCATCGCAATAGGGTGTCTCTATCTCCTAATGGTCACCGTCGAGATACCTCTCGTGTTCAAATCCTGGTCCTCCACCAGCAGCTCCGCCTCCATCGATTCTCTCTCAAGGCTCGAGAAGCTCGAAACAGAGCAGCAAGAGCCCCAATTCGAAACAATCCCTAACCCACCATCGTCTAAACCGACCCTGAACCGGACGGTACGCGAACATCACCGAGGCCTTCTCTCAAGCCTTCGATTCGATTCGGAAACGTTCGACCCGAGTAGCAAAGACGGGTCAGTGGAGCTTCACAAGTCGGCTAAGGAGGCGTGGCAGCTAGGTAGGAAGCTGTGGAAGGAGCTCGAGTCAGGGAGGCTTGAGAAGTCTGTGGAGAAGCCTGAGAAGAACAAATCCGACACGTGTCCACACTCTGTTTCGTTAACCGGGTCGGAGTTTATGACCCGGGAGAATCAGCTGATGGAGCTCCCCTGTGGTTTGACGTTGGGGTCGCATGTGACTTTGGTGGGTAGGCCGAGGAAAGGTCATCCCAAGGAAGGTGATGGGTCTAAGTTGGTTTCTCAGTTTGTGATTGAGCTTCAAGGTTTGAAGACCGTTGATGGAGAGGATCCTCCTCGGATCTTGCATTTTAACCCGAGGCTTAAAGGTGATTGGAGCCGTAAGCCGGTGATTGAGCAGAACACTTGTTATAGAATGCAGTGGGGATCTTCGCAACGGTGTGAAGGATGGAGGTCAAGAGATGAAGAGGAGACTG TTGATAGTCATGTGAAGTGTGAGAAGTGGATCCGTGATGATGATAACTACTCAGAAGGGTCGAGAGCGAGATGGTGGTTGAATAGACTTATAGGACGGAGGAAGAGAGTCAAAGTAGAATGGCCGTTTCCTTTTGTCGAAGAGAAGCTCTTTGTTCTCACTCTTAGCGCTGGTTTAGAAGGTTACCATATTAACGTTGATGGACAGCATGTTACTTCCTTTCCTTATCGCACT GGTTTCACACTAGAGGATGCAACGGGGCTTACCGTGAACGGAGACATTGATGTCCACTCTGTTGTTGTTGCCTCTCTGCCAACATCACATCCCAGCTTTGCTCCCCAAAGGCACCTCGAGTTGTCAAAGAGATGGCAGGCGCCTTTGGTTCCCGATGGGCCTGTGGAGCTTTTTATTGGCATTCTTTCTGCAGGCAATCATTTCGGAGAAAGGATGGCTGTGAGGAAGTCGTGGATGCAGCATGTTCTTATTACATCTTCAAAAGTTGTTGCTCGTTTCTTTGTGGCACTC CATGGGAGGAAGGAGGTGAATGTGGAACTGAAGAAAGAAGCAGAGTACTTTGGGGACATTGTACTTGTTCCTTACATGGATAGCTATGATCTTGTCGTGCTGAAAACTGTTGCCATATGTGAACACGGA GCTCTTGCATACTCTGCAAAGTACATAATGAAGTGTGACGATGATACATTTGTAAAACTTGGCGCAGTGATCAACGAGGTAAAGAAAGTACCCGAAGGTAGAAGTTTGTACATTGGTAACATGAACTATTACCACAAACCTCTCCGTGGAGGTAAATGGGCAGTCACATACGAG GAATGGCCAGAGGAGGACTATCCGCCCTATGCAAATGGACCTGGATATGTTCTGTCTTCTGACATTGCACGCTTCATCGTGGAAGAGTTTGAGAGACACAGATTACGG CTGTTCAAGATGGAGGATGTGAGTGTGGGAATGTGGGTGGAGCATTTCAAAAACACATCAAACCCAGTGGACTACAGACACAGTCTCAGATTTTGTCAGTTTGGTTGTGTTGAGAACTACTACACAGCTCATTACCAGTCGCCTAGACAGATGATATGCTTATGGGACAAGCTCTTAAGACAGAACAAGCCAGAGTGTTGTAACATGAGATGA